Genomic DNA from Thermotoga petrophila RKU-1:
TGTCAAACCACCGGAGATGTTCGGTTCAAACAAATTGGAAAAGTCGAATTTTAAACTCATACTTTCACCCCTCAGTAGACTATCAGAGTTTTGATATCGTAACTTTTCAGTCTCTTTCTTGGTTCCAAGTATGAAAGCTCGACGAGGAAAGCGAGGGAAACCACTTCCCCACCGAGTTTTTTAACCAGTCTTATGAGCGCTTCTGCTGTTCCTCCCGTTGCGAGCACATCGTCCACTATGAGCACTCTCTGGCCTTTCTCTACAGCGTCCTCGTGTATATGGAGCCGTTCAGTGCCGTACTCCAGCTGATACTCTTCGTACACGGTTTTATACGGGAGTTTCCCCGGTTTTCTCACCGGAACGAAACCCTTTCCCAGTTTGTACGCCATGGTAGCTCCGAGGATGAACCCCCTCGCTTCGGGAGCCACCACGAGATCGAAATCCCTGTCAGAAACGAGTTCGCACATTCTGTCGATCGCTTCTTTGAAGGCTTCTTGATTTCTCAAAAGAGGTGTTATGTCGCGAAATACGATGCCTTTCTGCGGGAAATCAGGTATATCTCTTATGAAGCGTTTGAGATCCAACTTAAACACCTCCCACAAACGGGTAATTTCCTTCGTCTAGAGGGTAGAGAGCGAAAAAGGCACTTCCGCTTCCCGTCATCATTTTCACTATGGAACCATCGCCAAAGTTTCTCAGTCCATACATTACCTCCGGGTGTTTCTCTAAGAACACCTTCTCAAACACGTTGTAGGAGAGTTTCCTTATCTTTTCGTAATCCCTTTCAAGATAAGCCCTGTGTAGTTCCTCTACCCTGCCGGGTCCTTTTCTGTACATCTCTGGTGTGAGAGACAGATACATTTCTTTCGTTGAAGAGTGAATGCCCGGGAAGAACAGATTGACAGAGTACCCTTCAATATCTTCGAGTTTTTCCACGATTTCTCCTCTTCCTCTCACAAGAGCGGTTCCTCCGTAAAGAAAAAAGGGTACATCGCTTCCCACCTGAGCTGCTATATTCAGAAGGTCTTCAAGAGGTATTTTGAAAACTTCACCAAGATATCTGAGAATCGCTGCAGCGTTGGAACTCCCTCCTCCAAGGCCAGAGCCTACTGGGACCTTCTTTTTCAACGTGACTTTGAGGCCGAATTCTTCTCCTGTGTTTTTCCTGAACATCTCCCAGGCTCTTTTGATCGTGTTGTCCGAGGGCAGAGCTACGTTGCTTTCCAGGTAGAAACCTCCATCACAGATTTCTACAGTGAGTGTGTCGTGAAGAGAAATCGTTTGAAACAATCCCACTATTTCGTGGTATTCATCGGATCTTTTTCCAAGCACATCCAGGTAGAGATTCAGTTTTGCGTACGAAACAAGTTCAGCAGAACCGTTGCCGATATTTTCGACCAACCTTCCATCACTCCTGAGAACTTCTCCAGTTCTTCGAGCTTTATGAGTTCCCATTCGAACAGATCTTTTTCTTTTACAGAGAAAAACTCTCCCTTGCCGAGAAATAGAGCACCAAGGTGTACTCTGCTCACTTCGGTTGTTGACGAATTTATGAGTCCGAGAAATTCCAGTTCTCTTAGCGAGACATCCACTTCCTCGTTTACTTCGCGTTCGAGCCCTTTCAAAAACGCTTCCCGTTGTGTTGCTCCGTCCTCTTCTCTCACATGACCGCCTATTCCGAGAGAGTAAAGATTGTGGAGCCTCTTCTCGGACTGTTTTGTTGTTCTTTTTGTGATGAGGACTCTGTCGCCATCCATTATAACTACGTAAGGTATCACCTGTTTCGTCGTTTCATCGTATTCTGCTTCCTCTCTTTCCCGGAAAAATCCGTACTGGTCCAGGAAGTTCAAGAAGTTCTCGAAGTTCACTCTCATGAATCCTTCGAATTCACCGAACTCTTTTAAAAAGTCTTCCGTTTTCACGACCAGTATTCTTTCACTCTTCATTCAATCTCTCCTCATCTCGTGGCCGGGTCTCTTGAAGAAATCTGTCTTTTCCTCGTCGGCTTTGAGCTGTTTCCACCTGTGCGCTGCCATCTCACAGAATCGCTGAAGAATAGCAGGAAGATCGCTCTTCTTGAGAAGATCCTCCCCTATCCTTTCCTTCAGGCGCTCGCTCAGAGTGTAGCTCTCTTTCTCTGGTTCGAAAGCGATATCTTCGGTGTATTCTTCAGGCTTGAAGTCCTCCAGGACCTTTTCAAGGAACTTGAGAGCGAACTCGATGAAAACATCTCCCACTTCGTCACTTCTTTTAACATCGTGAAGGCTTTTCCTGTAGTCTTCTATCAATTCTTTTTCCTGCTTGACAAAAGAGAGTATCTTTTCGCCTTTCTTCATGTGTGAACACCTCCGTTCAGATTTTTTGTTTTTTTAAAGCGATGTATCCAACGGTCAATATCGCAGCTGTTTCGAATCTGAGGATTTTCTTCCCAAGACTAACAACGGTTGTGGAAGACCTCAGCAGTTCTCTTTCTTTCTCAGAGAACCCTCCCTCGGGGCCGACCACCACCGTTATCGAGCCTTCTAAGTTCACGTCGAGCAGGTTTTGAGAGGCATCCAGATCCAGTGTTATCACGTTTCCGCTGAGTTCCAGTTTCTCCAGGAAACTCACCTTTGGAAAAAGATATCTTCTGCACTGCTTTGCTGATTCTCTAACAACAATTTTTGTCTTATCCAGGCTGATCTCGTGCTGGGATCTTTCGAACTTGTGGAAAAAGATCTCATCCACCCCGAGTTCAACACACTTTTCTATGAGAAAACGTGTTCTTTCCCACCTGCCGATCGGAACAACAACGCTCAATTTCTCAGCAGATTTTTTTTCTTTCTCTTCTGCCTTTACGATCCTGGCTGTAGCTACTTTTTTCTTCAAGCTTTCAAGAATGCACGTGTATGAAAAGCCTTTTCCATCTGTTGCTTCGATCACATCTCCTTCTTTTAAGCGCACGACCCTCATGTGGTGTGTTTCCCTTTCGTCGAATATCACCTCACCGTTTTGAGCCGTTCCGTAGAAGAGGTGAGGCACTACGGTATCACCTCGAACCCTGTGTAGGGAACGAGCACCTCCGGCACTCTCACACTGCCGTCTGGTTGCTGGTAGTTTTCCAGTATCGCAACGAGTGCCCTTCCAACGGCAATGCCCGATCCGTTCAACGTGTGAACGTATTCGAGCTTTCCATCCGATCTCCTTCTGTATCTCATGTTTCCTCTTCTTGCCTGAAAGTCCGTCACGTTACTGCAGGAAGATATCTCTTTGTATGCGTTGTAGGAAGGAAGCCACACTTCTATATCGTAGGTTTTTGCGGAGGTGAACCCGAGATCTCCCGTACAGAGCGAAACGACTCTGTATGGGAGCTCCAGTTTTTGAAGAATGGTTTCGGCGTCTTTCACAAGCTGTTCAAGATCTTCGAAAGATCTTTCCGGTGTGGTCACCCAGACGAGCTCGACCTTGTCGAATTGATGCTGTCTGATCATCCCCCTCACATCTTTCCCGTAACTTCCCGCTTCTCTACGGTAACAGGGAGTGTAAGCGACGTATTTCTTCGGTAGTTCTTTCTCTTCGAGGATCTCTCCACTGTGAAGCGCTGCGAGGGGAACCTCAGCCGTCGGAATGAGGAACAGGTCATCCCTCTCAGCGAGGTAAAGCTCTTCTTCGAATTTGGGAAGCTGTCCGGTTATAGTGATGGTTTCCCTTTTCACCAGATGTGGGACCCACACTTCCGTGTAACCGTGTTCCTTTGTATGAACGTCAAGCATGAAGTTTATCAGAGCTCTCTCGAGTCTTGCGAGTTTTCCATACATGACGGTGAATCTGGAACCGCTGAGTTTGGTCGCCCTGTCGAAATCCATGAGCCCCCACGCGGGTCCGAGGTCCCAGTGAGCGAGCGGGGTGAAATCGAATTCTCTCGGCTCTCCCCACCTTCTCACTTCAACGTTCTGGGATTCGTCTTCTCCAACGGGAACGCTCTCATGTGGGATGTTCGGGACCATCAAAAGGAGGTCGTTCAACTGCTTCTGAAGTTCTTTTTCTTTTTCTTCTAACGCTTTTATCTCTTCTCCTAATCTTTTCCCTTCTTCGATGAGTGCCTCTGCCTCTGTGTTTTTCCCTTCTTTTTTCAACCTTGCCACATTTTTGGAAATTTCGTTTCTTCTGGATCTCAGCTCGTTTGTTTTCGTGATGGTAGTGCGCCAGTCGGCATCGATCTTCAAAATCTCATCGATTGTAGCAGGATCCTCTCCTCGTTTTCTGAGGGCTTCTTTCACGAGATCGGGATTTTGTCTGATGAGCTTTATATCTATCATCTTATCCCTCCCCTTACCACAATTCTATCAGAAGATGTACCTCACGAATTTCCTGAGCACAAAACCGATCAGGATAGTCCCGGCGATCATGAAGGTGGAAATGGCGTTTACTGTAGGTGAGATGCCGAACCTTATCATGGAGTAGATTTGAATCGGAAGGGTGGTCGATCCTGGGCCAGCCACGAAGAAGGTGATCACAAAATCGTCTATGGAGAGTGTGAAGGCAAGAAGGAAGGCAGCAACTATGCCGGGAACGAGATTTGGGATAATCACTCTGTAAAACACCTGGAAGTCCGTGCTTCCAAGGTCGTAAGCTGCCTCTATGATGCTCCTGTCGAAATCCTGAAGTCTGGAGTGAACGATCATCATAGTGTACGGAATCGAAAACGTTATGTGTGCGAGTGTTATGGTGAAGAGTCCCAGCTGAACCTTGAACATCGAGAAAAGTAAAAGCAGGGATATACCGATGATCACGTCGGGTACCACGAATGGAAGATACGTGAGAAACCAGATAGAGTTTTCTAACCTGCTCTTTCTCCAAAAGAGTTCTATCGCCGTTAAGGTTCCAATCGCCGTTGATACCGTGCTGGAGACGATGGCCACGATGAGCGAATTTCTGAACGCATGCCAGACCGAATATTCCCGCGTGAACAGCTCCAGGTACCACTTGAGTGTGAAGCCGCTCCAGACAGGAGATTTCGCCGAATTGAAGGACATCAACACCACTATGAAAAGCGGCAAATAGAAGAACACCATTGTCAGGATCACGATGGTTTTTATGAATCTTCCTGGTTTCAACGTCTCTCTCCCCTTTTCATCACAAAGATGATACTCAGGAGAGCTATCAGGGTGAGAATGTTGGACATCGCGGACGCGACGGGCCAGTTTCTGACGGTCAGAAGTTGCCTTACGATCTCGTTTCCTATCATCTTGGAGTTCACGCCACCGACGAGATCCGGTATGGCGTAGGATCCAAGGGCGGGAATGAATACGAAAACGAAAGCTGTGAGAAGGCCCGCTCTGACGTTGGGAAGAAGGACCCTGGTGAACGTGTACATCCTGCTGGCTCCAAGATCCAAGGACACTTCAAGGATACTGTCTTCCACCTTTTCCATGGCGGCATAAAGAGGAAGTATAGCGAAAGGAAGGTAGGTATAGACTATCACCAGTATGACAGCGAAAGAGTTGTAGAGAAATTGAACGGGACCAATGCCGAACAGGCCGAGAAACTGATTTATGAGTCCGTTGTTGCCAAGAACTATCTTCCAAGCGTAAATTCTGATGAGAGAGTTGGTCCAAAAGGGTATAACCGTCAAAAGTAAAAGAAAGTTTTTAAGCTTGCTTCTGGCTATGTAGAAGGCAACAGGAACCGCCACAGCGAGGGTAATGAACGTCGCAACACCGGCGATCCAGACGGATCTCCAGATGAGTGCCAGATACCTTGGAAGATAGCTATACGCTTCGAGGGAAAAGCTCCACTTGATCCCACCGTAGATCTGTGGCTCCAGAAAGCTATAAACAAAAACTATTGAGATGGGAAGAATGAAAAGAAAGAGCAACCACAGAAAGTACACGTATTTCATTCTTCAAGCACCTCTACAATGAAGCTGTCATCTGGATTCCACGTAATGAACACTTCATCTTCCCATTTTATGATCGGCTCATCGAGTATGTACCTTGCGTGCTGTTTGTAAACTTTCATTATGTAGCCTTCGTCGAGTCGAACGAAGTACTTCGTCTGGTGTCCCATGTATATTTCTTCTTCTACGATTCCGTGAAACACGTTGAAAATTTTACCGGACTGAAATTCCCTCTTCGAAATTCTGATCTTTTCGGGCCTCAGGGTGATGAGCAATACATCACCCTTTTTCGCCTCCTTGTCTCTGTAACACCTGAACTGGCCGATTCCTGGACTTTCTACGACGTAATATTCATCTTCCACTTCAACAACCTCGGCTTTCATGAGGTTCGTTTCTCCGATGAAAGTCGCCGCAAAGACGTTGACCGGGCTCTCATACACCTCGTAGGGAGTTCCAACCTGAACGATTTCTCCTTCGTTCATGAGAGCGACTCTGTCTGAAACACTGATCGCTTCAGCCTGATCGTGTGTTACGTAAATGAAGGTGATACCGACTCTATCGTGAAGATTGTCGAGCTCGACAAGGAGTTCCTGTCTCAGTTTCGCGTCGAGAGCGCTCAGCGGTTCATCGAGAAGGAGGACCCTCGGCTCGTTGGCGAGGGCCCTCGCTATCGCCACTCTCTGCTTCTGACCACCAGACAGTTGGGAAGGCATTTTCTGAGCATGTTCTTCCATTCTTATGAGCGAAAGCAGTTCGTTCACTCTCTGGTTTATTTCGTTCTCGGATAGTTTTTTGAGTTTCAAGGGGAACGCGATGTTTTCAAAAACTGTGAGATGAGGAAACAGAGCGTAGTTCTGAAATATGATGTTCACGGGCCTTTTGTTTGGAGGCAAATTCAGTATCGACTTTCCATCCAGGAGAACATCTCCACTTTCCACACCCTCGAAGCCCGCTATCACGCGAAGGAGCGTTGTTTTCCCACAACCCGATGGGCCGAGTATGGAAAAAAACTCTCCTTTCTTTATATCCAGGGAGACGTTCTTCAAAACCTGGAAGTCATCGAAAAATTTGCTGACGTTCTTTATTGAAACTTCTCCTCCGATCAACTTCACTCACTCCGTCACATGATGATCTCGAGCCATATTTTGTTGTAAAGTTCGAGGGCTTCTCCCACGTCTTCTATGAATTCACAGTTTTTGAGATCTTCTATGGTGTAAATGGGTTCTGTCTGCATGTACTTTCTGGCTTCCACGTTCGGTGAGGGAAGACCGAGATAATCCGCTATCTTCGCTGCGTTTTCTGGCTCGAGAATGAAGTTGATGAACTTGTAGGCGAGGTCCACGTTCTTTGCCCCTTTGGGGATCACCATGTTGTCGATCCACAACGTACCGCCTTCTTTTGGTATGAAGAAGTCGAAGTATTCTTCCTCTCCTTCGGGTATTCTTTGATAGACGTCTTCTGCGTATCCGTGCACCACCCAGTACTCACCGGAAACAACACCATCAGCGTACGAAGAGGCGTCGAATTTGGCTATGTTCTTTTTCCATCTGAGAACAACCTGTTTCGCTTCTTCCAGTTCTTTCGGGTTCTTCGTGTTGACGGAGTATCCGAGATACTTCAAGGCAGCGCCGAGGACTTCCCTCATGTCATCGAGGAGAGTCATTCTTCCCCTGAGGTCTTCTCTATCGAAGATGGACCAGGACTTCTCGTACTCTTTCACGTATTTTTTATTCACAATAACAACAGTGGATCCCATCATGTAAGGAATGCTGTACTCATGGTTGGGATCGTAAGTGGTCTTTGTGAGAATGTCTTTATCTAGATATTTGAAGTTCGGTATCCTCGAAAGATCGAGTTTCTGGAGCATTCCTTCTTTTTTCATTATCGAAACATAGTCACCGGAAGGGAATATCAGATCGTAGCCTTTTCCACCACCGGCTTTGAATTTGGCGTACATCTCTTCGTTTGAAGCGTAGTTGTCATACACCACACGGCAATCGTATTTCTCTTCGAATGCTCTGATCACGTCTTCAGGAATGTAATCGGCCCAGTTGTAGATGTAAAGGGTGGCCTTCGCGAAGATCGAGATCGACAGAACTACCAGCAGAGCAAGAAGCACCTTTTTCATCATCAATACCTCCCTTCTTCCAATATAAAAAGCCAGGCCGTGTAGCCTGGCTCTCTGGAGGCGGCGGTGGGATTCGAACCCACGAATAGGGATTTTGCAGACCCCCGCCTTTGACCGCTTGGCTACGCCGCCATCCACATAGAATATAATACCACATATGCAAGGGTGTTCAAGATCCCTTAAGGTGACACGTATCGTTCAACAAAACAAGCCTCGGTTTGCTCTCTATTTCCACCACACTGAGGGACGCGTTGTCCAGCTTGAAATTTCTGTGAAGGTAAAGAGGAAGCCCGAGGACCCAGCAGATGAAAGCTCTCAAAGACAGAGAGTGTGATACGATGACCACGTTCTCTGAACCGTTCAACTTCTCCTGTGAGACGATTTTCATGATAGCCTTCACCACACGATTCTGTACATTTCTCATGGATTCTAAACCTTCCATTCCAAAATTTGGATCCGATGACCACTTCTTGAACTCCACAGGATACTCCCTGATGGCTTCTTCCACTGTGAGACCGTTCCAGAGTGATATTTCACATTCTCTCAGATCTTCTTCGACGATGATTTCTTTTTCAAAGCGCCTGGCGATCTCTTCTGCTGTCTCGAGGCTTCTTTTGAGGGGACTCGAGTAAATGGCATCGACTCTTTCCAGGCTGTTTGCCAGCTTTTTTGCCTGTTCTCTTCCTTTTTCGTTGAGAGGAACATCCGTGATTCCCTGCCACAGACCCTTTTCGTTCCAGATGGTTTCACCGTGTCTTATGAGATAGAGTTTCATACTTCTATGCACCTCTTTGTGTTAGACTTTGATTGGAGGTGATCGGGTTGAGAAAACTTTCAATCGTCTTTCTGATAGTCGTTTCCGCCCTTGTTTTCTCCTGGAGCGGTCACGAAGGTTTGACCTACTACATCGTGAAAGATATTGTACCAGATGAGATGGTCACCATCACACCGTACAACTACCAGGAAAACAGAGTTTACAATCTCTCAAAACTCGTTCTTGAAGACGTGTGTGGTCAAGATACGATATCTGCCTGGGAAGGAGCAATTTTACCTCCAAATCCCCCTCCTGAAGACGAAAAGGTTCCTGCCTGGCAGATCCTGACCGTGTACTCTTCGGAGCCGGATTGGGGAATGGACCAGGGCCTCGATCTGTCACCGTATCAGTTCCTCATAGGAAACAGTCAGGGTGTGCGTCACATGAAGTATCGAATCCTTGGCCTCGAGTTCTTCGAAGCGGACAAGAGTTTTTACTACTTCCACGATATGGCAAAAGAAGCCTTTAGAAAGGGAGACAGATACTGGGGCTACAGGTTCCTCGCCAGGGCTCTTCACTACATCGAAGATCTATCACAGCCCTATCACAACACTCCTGGTGAGGTGGGAGAAATCTTTCAGGCACTCTTCGACAGATCCATCATGAAGATGTTGATGAACGCCCATTACGTGTACGATGATTATTTAGCGTATCTCATCTATTCCGGAGATGAAGAAACGATAAAAACGATCGAAGAAGCTACACCTGTATTTTTGAAGTCCGAGTGGCACCTCGTTCAGGAAGTGAGAAAACTCGCTTTATCGCACTTTCCAAAAGTCCACAGAGAGATAAAGAAGGTCTTTGGAGAAAAACTGAAAGAAAGAACGGGTGATCTGGAAAGCTTCACCGTTGTCTCTGTTGAAGAATTCAGAGAGGCGGATCGGAGAGGAGACCTCGTTCTTTTGAAACGTTACACCCTTGAACTCATAGGGAAGGTATCATCGTACTTGAAGGGATACCTCATAGATTTTCTCAAGGCCGTGAAATCTTTTTGAGCGCCTCTTTCAGGGTTTTCCAGGCAAGAATGAAACACTTCACCCTTGCGGGGTAGTTCTTTATGTCTGACATGAGTGTTACGTTCTTCAACTTTCCCTCATCGAAGTTTTCACCCCGGCTCATTTTTTCTGCCTCTTCGATGAGGGAGAATATTTCTTCTACCCTTTCTCCGACGATCCTCTCCAGCATCAGAGAAGCCGAAGCCTGACTGATAACACATCCCATTCCCTCGAATTTGGCATCTTTCACAACACCGTCTTCCACCTTCAAGTAGAGTGTGATTTCGTCGCCACAAGAGATGTTCTTTCCCTCTTCGATAACGGTGGCATCGTCCAGTTTTCCTCTGAATTTTTTGGAATTCGCGTAGTCCAGGATGGCTTCCGAGTACATCATCTTGAAAACCACTCCTTTACTTTTTTCACACCTTCAACGAGAATTTTAACATCTTCTTCCGTGTTGTAGATGTAAAAACTGGCTCTGCAGGTGGAGTTTGGAAAATCGATTTGCGACTGTTCTTTCAAAATACTCATCAGAGGCTGTGCGCAGTGGTGCCCACTCC
This window encodes:
- a CDS encoding NUDIX domain-containing protein — encoded protein: MKSERILVVKTEDFLKEFGEFEGFMRVNFENFLNFLDQYGFFREREEAEYDETTKQVIPYVVIMDGDRVLITKRTTKQSEKRLHNLYSLGIGGHVREEDGATQREAFLKGLEREVNEEVDVSLRELEFLGLINSSTTEVSRVHLGALFLGKGEFFSVKEKDLFEWELIKLEELEKFSGVMEGWSKISATVLLNLFRTQN
- a CDS encoding 16S rRNA (uracil(1498)-N(3))-methyltransferase, producing MPHLFYGTAQNGEVIFDERETHHMRVVRLKEGDVIEATDGKGFSYTCILESLKKKVATARIVKAEEKEKKSAEKLSVVVPIGRWERTRFLIEKCVELGVDEIFFHKFERSQHEISLDKTKIVVRESAKQCRRYLFPKVSFLEKLELSGNVITLDLDASQNLLDVNLEGSITVVVGPEGGFSEKERELLRSSTTVVSLGKKILRFETAAILTVGYIALKKQKI
- the ispE gene encoding 4-(cytidine 5'-diphospho)-2-C-methyl-D-erythritol kinase, whose translation is MVENIGNGSAELVSYAKLNLYLDVLGKRSDEYHEIVGLFQTISLHDTLTVEICDGGFYLESNVALPSDNTIKRAWEMFRKNTGEEFGLKVTLKKKVPVGSGLGGGSSNAAAILRYLGEVFKIPLEDLLNIAAQVGSDVPFFLYGGTALVRGRGEIVEKLEDIEGYSVNLFFPGIHSSTKEMYLSLTPEMYRKGPGRVEELHRAYLERDYEKIRKLSYNVFEKVFLEKHPEVMYGLRNFGDGSIVKMMTGSGSAFFALYPLDEGNYPFVGGV
- a CDS encoding extracellular solute-binding protein gives rise to the protein MMKKVLLALLVVLSISIFAKATLYIYNWADYIPEDVIRAFEEKYDCRVVYDNYASNEEMYAKFKAGGGKGYDLIFPSGDYVSIMKKEGMLQKLDLSRIPNFKYLDKDILTKTTYDPNHEYSIPYMMGSTVVIVNKKYVKEYEKSWSIFDREDLRGRMTLLDDMREVLGAALKYLGYSVNTKNPKELEEAKQVVLRWKKNIAKFDASSYADGVVSGEYWVVHGYAEDVYQRIPEGEEEYFDFFIPKEGGTLWIDNMVIPKGAKNVDLAYKFINFILEPENAAKIADYLGLPSPNVEARKYMQTEPIYTIEDLKNCEFIEDVGEALELYNKIWLEIIM
- the apt gene encoding adenine phosphoribosyltransferase translates to MDLKRFIRDIPDFPQKGIVFRDITPLLRNQEAFKEAIDRMCELVSDRDFDLVVAPEARGFILGATMAYKLGKGFVPVRKPGKLPYKTVYEEYQLEYGTERLHIHEDAVEKGQRVLIVDDVLATGGTAEALIRLVKKLGGEVVSLAFLVELSYLEPRKRLKSYDIKTLIVY
- a CDS encoding ABC transporter permease; this encodes MKYVYFLWLLFLFILPISIVFVYSFLEPQIYGGIKWSFSLEAYSYLPRYLALIWRSVWIAGVATFITLAVAVPVAFYIARSKLKNFLLLLTVIPFWTNSLIRIYAWKIVLGNNGLINQFLGLFGIGPVQFLYNSFAVILVIVYTYLPFAILPLYAAMEKVEDSILEVSLDLGASRMYTFTRVLLPNVRAGLLTAFVFVFIPALGSYAIPDLVGGVNSKMIGNEIVRQLLTVRNWPVASAMSNILTLIALLSIIFVMKRGERR
- a CDS encoding histidine phosphatase family protein, which translates into the protein MKLYLIRHGETIWNEKGLWQGITDVPLNEKGREQAKKLANSLERVDAIYSSPLKRSLETAEEIARRFEKEIIVEEDLRECEISLWNGLTVEEAIREYPVEFKKWSSDPNFGMEGLESMRNVQNRVVKAIMKIVSQEKLNGSENVVIVSHSLSLRAFICWVLGLPLYLHRNFKLDNASLSVVEIESKPRLVLLNDTCHLKGS
- a CDS encoding ABC transporter ATP-binding protein produces the protein MIGGEVSIKNVSKFFDDFQVLKNVSLDIKKGEFFSILGPSGCGKTTLLRVIAGFEGVESGDVLLDGKSILNLPPNKRPVNIIFQNYALFPHLTVFENIAFPLKLKKLSENEINQRVNELLSLIRMEEHAQKMPSQLSGGQKQRVAIARALANEPRVLLLDEPLSALDAKLRQELLVELDNLHDRVGITFIYVTHDQAEAISVSDRVALMNEGEIVQVGTPYEVYESPVNVFAATFIGETNLMKAEVVEVEDEYYVVESPGIGQFRCYRDKEAKKGDVLLITLRPEKIRISKREFQSGKIFNVFHGIVEEEIYMGHQTKYFVRLDEGYIMKVYKQHARYILDEPIIKWEDEVFITWNPDDSFIVEVLEE
- a CDS encoding ABC transporter permease; the protein is MKPGRFIKTIVILTMVFFYLPLFIVVLMSFNSAKSPVWSGFTLKWYLELFTREYSVWHAFRNSLIVAIVSSTVSTAIGTLTAIELFWRKSRLENSIWFLTYLPFVVPDVIIGISLLLLFSMFKVQLGLFTITLAHITFSIPYTMMIVHSRLQDFDRSIIEAAYDLGSTDFQVFYRVIIPNLVPGIVAAFLLAFTLSIDDFVITFFVAGPGSTTLPIQIYSMIRFGISPTVNAISTFMIAGTILIGFVLRKFVRYIF
- the serS gene encoding serine--tRNA ligase; amino-acid sequence: MIDIKLIRQNPDLVKEALRKRGEDPATIDEILKIDADWRTTITKTNELRSRRNEISKNVARLKKEGKNTEAEALIEEGKRLGEEIKALEEKEKELQKQLNDLLLMVPNIPHESVPVGEDESQNVEVRRWGEPREFDFTPLAHWDLGPAWGLMDFDRATKLSGSRFTVMYGKLARLERALINFMLDVHTKEHGYTEVWVPHLVKRETITITGQLPKFEEELYLAERDDLFLIPTAEVPLAALHSGEILEEKELPKKYVAYTPCYRREAGSYGKDVRGMIRQHQFDKVELVWVTTPERSFEDLEQLVKDAETILQKLELPYRVVSLCTGDLGFTSAKTYDIEVWLPSYNAYKEISSCSNVTDFQARRGNMRYRRRSDGKLEYVHTLNGSGIAVGRALVAILENYQQPDGSVRVPEVLVPYTGFEVIP
- the sufU gene encoding Fe-S cluster assembly sulfur transfer protein SufU, with protein sequence MMYSEAILDYANSKKFRGKLDDATVIEEGKNISCGDEITLYLKVEDGVVKDAKFEGMGCVISQASASLMLERIVGERVEEIFSLIEEAEKMSRGENFDEGKLKNVTLMSDIKNYPARVKCFILAWKTLKEALKKISRP